One region of Bactrocera neohumeralis isolate Rockhampton chromosome 5, APGP_CSIRO_Bneo_wtdbg2-racon-allhic-juicebox.fasta_v2, whole genome shotgun sequence genomic DNA includes:
- the LOC126759517 gene encoding serine/threonine-protein kinase tousled-like 2 isoform X7, giving the protein MSAGAQLQMAPQTTSSISHHHQTQQQHHFTAAHHNPQQQQQQQQQIIAQQQQITPTQQQLQQLQQQHITHHTAQQQQQTQSQQQAQPLHSLPNHHHLHQQQSQIPQQHPPHNQQLPHQQQLLPQTHSTLAPPLQQQPAALQHTHSGGHSSNPDSNMSTGSSHSEKDVADMLGSAGIPNQIGILSNNGAPGAMMSSSGIGQDVAGMMGGGAGVSSNQQQQQQQVQHNNMVGRLEKPSRTPTERKRKRKFPHTEDSGGGGAGSGTGSGGNGGNNAGNATIVGAHKASKSSNMIGTGQTLSKTNLSLNIGTSADRCNLAGGKNARLLQHGMDSKKINEYFNKHSVPSSGATNSPMRQHTGGSKSPSAGGGQQQQTPQQQVQNTGNAGGGTSTGAYGMYPPSPQQLNPGGVQTPTSQAPPEFHYHSSVAVNNAAKQQRVAQPQTSNAMVPPQSAIVGVLANNMGGLGAGVVGGPPPPPMGPAPQQHIPATSVVTSAQQTLTSGVTSQQLAAVQLNSLQHAGIMPGAMGGMQPPLQPVPASTITKGTQTELSFLEIKERDSEIESSKSKLDEMTRLSDEQKCQIIAHQKLIDQHKSQIAKCIDVVKKLLKEKSSIEKKEARQKCMQNRLRLGQFVTQRVGATFQENWTDGYAFHELTRRQEEISAEREEIDRQKKQLMKKRPAESGRKRNANSNNSQQQNSNSNDSTNIAGCDRLTGGGDSGIGSTAGGGGAGGGSGRGLSRSNSTQAGQTQLLHNGGGSGVGGSSGVGDRLSDRGGGGSSGTGRGDNSGGGDATFLKPDPVSGAYTAQEYYEYDEILKLRQNALKKEDADLQLEMEKLERERNLHIRELKRILNEDQSRFNNHPVLNNRYLLLMLLGKGGFSEVHKAFDLKEQRYVACKVHQLNKDWKEDKKANYIKHALREYNIHKALDHPRVVKLYDVFEIDANSFCTVLEYCDGHDLDFYLKQHKTIPEREARSIIMQVVSALKYLNEIKPPVIHYDLKPGNILLTEGNVCGEIKITDFGLSKVMDDENYNPDHGMDLTSQGAGTYWYLPPECFVVGKNPPKISSKVDVWSVGVIFYQCLYGKKPFGHNQSQATILEENTILKATEVQFSNKPTVSNEAKSFIRGCLAYRKEDRMDVFALARHEYIQPPIPKHGRGQSQLTQQQQQQQQQQQQQQQQQQQQSTTSQANSAGQTSFSAGMFGNLNQSSSS; this is encoded by the exons ATGTCCGCCGGCGCTCAATTGCAGATGGCACCACAGACAACTTCGTCGATAAGCCATCATCACCAGACACAACAGCAGCACCATTTTACTGCAGCCCATCATAAtccgcaacaacagcagcagcagcaacaacaaattatagCTCAACAGCAGCAAATTACGCCAACACAACAGCAATTACAACAGTTACAACAGCAACATATAACGCATCATACggcacagcagcaacagcaaacaCAATCGCAACAACAAGCGCAACCGTTGCATTCGTTGCCTAATCATCATCATCTTCATCAACAACAGTCACAAATTCCTCAACAACATCCACCACACAACCAACAGTTGCCTCATCAGCAACAGTTGTTGCCTCAGACACATAGTACACTTGCGCCTCCGCTACAGCAGCAGCCAGCTGCGCTGCAACATACGCATAGCGGCGGTCATAGTAGTAATCCGGATTCTAATATGAGCACAGGTTCATCACATAGTGAAAAAGATGTTGCCGATATGTTAGGTTCTGCAGGCATTCCCAATCAAATAGGTATATTGTCCAATAACGGAGCCCCAGGGGCTATGATGAGTAGCAGTGGTATAGGCCAAGACGTAGCTGGTATGATGGGAGGTGGCGCAGGCGTTAGCAGCaatcaacagcaacagcagcaacaagtgCAGCACAATAATATGGTTGGTCGTCTAGAAAAACCGTCACGTACACCAACAGAGCGAAAACGTAAAAGGAAATTTCCTCATACCGAAGATAGTGGTGGCGGTGGCGCTGGTAGTGGTACTGGCAGTGGAGGAAATGGAGGTAATAATGCTGGAAATGCAACAATTGTTGGCGCCCACAAGGCATCAAAATCTTCTAATATGATCGGAACTGGACAGACACtaagcaaaacaaatttatcATTGAATATAGGTACATCGGCAGATCGCTGCAACTTGGCTGGCGGAAAGAATGCAAGACTATTGCAACATGGCATGGATAGcaagaaaattaatgaatacTTCAATAAGCACAGTGTACCGAGTAGTGGTGCCACAAATAGTCCTATGCGTCAACACACGGGCGGTTCGAAGAGTCCATCGGCAGGTGGTGGTCAACAGCAACAAACGCCGCAACAGCAAGTACAGAACACTGGCAATGCTGGCGGTGGCACTAGTACAGGCGCATATGGCATGTATCCCCCTAGTCCTCAACAGCTGAATCCAGGCGGTGTACAAACACCCACATCCCAAGCACCACCCGAATTCCATTACCATAGTTCTGTGGCGGTGAATAACGCTGCAAAACAACAGCGTGTGGCACAACCGCAAACTTCCAATGCAATGGTTCCTCCTCAGTCAGCAATAGTCGGTGTGTTGGCCAACAACATGGGAGGCTTAGGTGCTGGTGTTGTCGGTGGACCACCCCCTCCTCCTATGGGTCCGGCGCCGCAGCAACATATTCCCGCAACATCGGTAGTCACGTCGGCGCAACAAACGCTAACAAGTGGCGTAACCTCGCAGCAGCTAGCCGCTGTGCAGCTAAATTCACTGCAGCATGCCGGCATTATGCCGGGCGCAATGGGTGGCATGCAACCGCCTTTGCAACCGGTACCGGCTAGCACCATAACAAAGGGCACGCAAACAGAACTCTCCTTTTTGGAGATCAAAGAGCGTGACTCGGAGATCGAATCGAGCAAGTCGAAGCTCGACGAGATGACAAGACTGTCCGATGAGCAGAAATGCCAGATAATTGCTCATCAGAAGCTGATCGACCAGCACAAGTCGCAAATAGCCAAGTGCATTGACGTGGTAAAGAAATTGCTTAAAGAGAAGAGCAGCATCGaaaagaaggaagcgagacaaAAGTGCATGCAAAATCGACTGCGTCTTGGTCAATTTGTGACGCAGCGCGTTGGTGCCACATTCCAGGAAAATTGGACAGATGGCTATGCTTTTCATGAGCTTACCCGACGGCAGGAGGAGATATCAGCCGAGCGCGAAGAAATCGACCGTCAAAAGAAGCAGCTGATGAAAAAGCGGCCTGCGGAATCGGGACGAAAACGCAACGCCAATAGTAACAATAGCCAGCAACAGAATTCGAACTCCAACGATTCGACTAACATTGCTGGTTGTGATCGTTTGACAGGCGGTGGTGACAGTGGTATCGGCTCGACTGCTGGAGGTGGTGGTGCTGGTGGCGGCAGTGGTCGCGGTCTCTCACGTTCCAATTCCACACAGGCCGGCCAAACGCAATTGCTGCACAATGGTGGCGGCAGCGGTGTGGGCGGTAGCAGTGGTGTCGGCGATCGTCTCTCCGATAGGGGTGGCGGCGGCAGCAGTGGTACCGGCCGTGGTGACAACAGCGGTGGCGGCGATGCAACGTTCCTTAAACCCGATCCCGTCTCAGGGGCATACACAGCGCAAGAATACTACGAGTACGATGAGATATTGAAGCTGCGGCAAAATGCGCTCAAGAAAGAAGATGCCGATTTACAGCTTGAGATGGAGAAGTTAGAGCGTGAGCGTAATCTACATATACGCGAATTGAAGCGGATATTGAATGAAGATCAG tcGCGCTTCAACAACCATCCAGTGCTAAATAATCGGTATTTGCTGCTTATGCTCCTCGGCAAAGGCGGTTTCTCCGAAGTGCACAAAGCATTTGATTTGAAAGAGCAACGATATGTAGCGTGTAAAGTGCATCAACTAAACAAAGATTGGAAGGAAGATAAAAAGGCCAACTACATCAA acACGCCTTGCGAGAATATAATATACACAAGGCTTTGGACCATCCACGTGTGGTCAAGCTGTACGATGTGTTCGAGATAGACGCCAATTCGTTTTGCACAGTGCTCGAATATTGTGATGGTCATGATTTAGATTTCTATCTAAAACAACATAAAACTATACCCGAACGTGAGGCGCGTTCGATTATTATGCAG gttGTTTCggctttgaaatatttgaatgagATTAAACCACCAGTTATACATTATGACCTGAAACCAGGCAACATTCTATTAACTGAGGGCAATGTGTGTGGTGAGATTAAGATCACCGATTTTGGTTTGTCTAAAGTGATGGATGATGAAAATTACAATCCAGACCATGGCATGGATTTGACATCCCAAGGCGCGGGAACCTATTG GTATTTACCGCCCGaatgttttgttgttggtaaGAATCCCCCGAAAATCTCATCGAAAGTTGATGTTTGGAGTGTTGGTGTTATTTTCTACCAATGCCTCTATGGCAAAAAGCCTTTTGGACACAATCAGTCGCAGGCCACCATCCTTGAGGAGAACACAATTCTCAAAGCCACAGAGGTACAATTCTCTAATAAACCAACTGTCTCCAATGAAGCAAAG AGTTTCATACGCGGTTGTTTGGCCTATCGCAAAGAGGATCGCATGGATGTGTTTGCATTGGCGCGACATGAATATATACAGCCGCCAATTCCCAAGCATGGGCGCGGTCAATCGCAGTTAacgcaacagcagcagcagcaacaacaacagcagcaacagcaacaacaacagcagcagcagcagtcgaCCACTTCACAAGCGAATTCTGCTGGGCAAACATCCTTTTCGGCGGGTATGTTCGGTAATTTGAATCAGTCGAGCTCATCCTAG
- the LOC126759517 gene encoding serine/threonine-protein kinase tousled-like 1 isoform X3, with protein sequence MDQFQASLDPRKQELLEARFLGVRMSAGAQLQMAPQTTSSISHHHQTQQQHHFTAAHHNPQQQQQQQQQIIAQQQQITPTQQQLQQLQQQHITHHTAQQQQQTQSQQQAQPLHSLPNHHHLHQQQSQIPQQHPPHNQQLPHQQQLLPQTHSTLAPPLQQQPAALQHTHSGGHSSNPDSNMSTGSSHSEKDVADMLGSAGIPNQIGILSNNGAPGAMMSSSGIGQDVAGMMGGGAGVSSNQQQQQQQVQHNNMVGRLEKPSRTPTERKRKRKFPHTEDSGGGGAGSGTGSGGNGGNNAGNATIVGAHKASKSSNMIGTGQTLSKTNLSLNIGTSADRCNLAGGKNARLLQHGMDSKKINEYFNKHSVPSSGATNSPMRQHTGGSKSPSAGGGQQQQTPQQQVQNTGNAGGGTSTGAYGMYPPSPQQLNPGGVQTPTSQAPPEFHYHSSVAVNNAAKQQRVAQPQTSNAMVPPQSAIVGVLANNMGGLGAGVVGGPPPPPMGPAPQQHIPATSVVTSAQQTLTSGVTSQQLAAVQLNSLQHAGIMPGAMGGMQPPLQPVPASTITKGTQTELSFLEIKERDSEIESSKSKLDEMTRLSDEQKCQIIAHQKLIDQHKSQIAKCIDVVKKLLKEKSSIEKKEARQKCMQNRLRLGQFVTQRVGATFQENWTDGYAFHELTRRQEEISAEREEIDRQKKQLMKKRPAESGRKRNANSNNSQQQNSNSNDSTNIAGCDRLTGGGDSGIGSTAGGGGAGGGSGRGLSRSNSTQAGQTQLLHNGGGSGVGGSSGVGDRLSDRGGGGSSGTGRGDNSGGGDATFLKPDPVSGAYTAQEYYEYDEILKLRQNALKKEDADLQLEMEKLERERNLHIRELKRILNEDQSRFNNHPVLNNRYLLLMLLGKGGFSEVHKAFDLKEQRYVACKVHQLNKDWKEDKKANYIKHALREYNIHKALDHPRVVKLYDVFEIDANSFCTVLEYCDGHDLDFYLKQHKTIPEREARSIIMQVVSALKYLNEIKPPVIHYDLKPGNILLTEGNVCGEIKITDFGLSKVMDDENYNPDHGMDLTSQGAGTYWYLPPECFVVGKNPPKISSKVDVWSVGVIFYQCLYGKKPFGHNQSQATILEENTILKATEVQFSNKPTVSNEAKSFIRGCLAYRKEDRMDVFALARHEYIQPPIPKHGRGQSQLTQQQQQQQQQQQQQQQQQQQQSTTSQANSAGQTSFSAGMFGNLNQSSSS encoded by the exons ATGTCCGCCGGCGCTCAATTGCAGATGGCACCACAGACAACTTCGTCGATAAGCCATCATCACCAGACACAACAGCAGCACCATTTTACTGCAGCCCATCATAAtccgcaacaacagcagcagcagcaacaacaaattatagCTCAACAGCAGCAAATTACGCCAACACAACAGCAATTACAACAGTTACAACAGCAACATATAACGCATCATACggcacagcagcaacagcaaacaCAATCGCAACAACAAGCGCAACCGTTGCATTCGTTGCCTAATCATCATCATCTTCATCAACAACAGTCACAAATTCCTCAACAACATCCACCACACAACCAACAGTTGCCTCATCAGCAACAGTTGTTGCCTCAGACACATAGTACACTTGCGCCTCCGCTACAGCAGCAGCCAGCTGCGCTGCAACATACGCATAGCGGCGGTCATAGTAGTAATCCGGATTCTAATATGAGCACAGGTTCATCACATAGTGAAAAAGATGTTGCCGATATGTTAGGTTCTGCAGGCATTCCCAATCAAATAGGTATATTGTCCAATAACGGAGCCCCAGGGGCTATGATGAGTAGCAGTGGTATAGGCCAAGACGTAGCTGGTATGATGGGAGGTGGCGCAGGCGTTAGCAGCaatcaacagcaacagcagcaacaagtgCAGCACAATAATATGGTTGGTCGTCTAGAAAAACCGTCACGTACACCAACAGAGCGAAAACGTAAAAGGAAATTTCCTCATACCGAAGATAGTGGTGGCGGTGGCGCTGGTAGTGGTACTGGCAGTGGAGGAAATGGAGGTAATAATGCTGGAAATGCAACAATTGTTGGCGCCCACAAGGCATCAAAATCTTCTAATATGATCGGAACTGGACAGACACtaagcaaaacaaatttatcATTGAATATAGGTACATCGGCAGATCGCTGCAACTTGGCTGGCGGAAAGAATGCAAGACTATTGCAACATGGCATGGATAGcaagaaaattaatgaatacTTCAATAAGCACAGTGTACCGAGTAGTGGTGCCACAAATAGTCCTATGCGTCAACACACGGGCGGTTCGAAGAGTCCATCGGCAGGTGGTGGTCAACAGCAACAAACGCCGCAACAGCAAGTACAGAACACTGGCAATGCTGGCGGTGGCACTAGTACAGGCGCATATGGCATGTATCCCCCTAGTCCTCAACAGCTGAATCCAGGCGGTGTACAAACACCCACATCCCAAGCACCACCCGAATTCCATTACCATAGTTCTGTGGCGGTGAATAACGCTGCAAAACAACAGCGTGTGGCACAACCGCAAACTTCCAATGCAATGGTTCCTCCTCAGTCAGCAATAGTCGGTGTGTTGGCCAACAACATGGGAGGCTTAGGTGCTGGTGTTGTCGGTGGACCACCCCCTCCTCCTATGGGTCCGGCGCCGCAGCAACATATTCCCGCAACATCGGTAGTCACGTCGGCGCAACAAACGCTAACAAGTGGCGTAACCTCGCAGCAGCTAGCCGCTGTGCAGCTAAATTCACTGCAGCATGCCGGCATTATGCCGGGCGCAATGGGTGGCATGCAACCGCCTTTGCAACCGGTACCGGCTAGCACCATAACAAAGGGCACGCAAACAGAACTCTCCTTTTTGGAGATCAAAGAGCGTGACTCGGAGATCGAATCGAGCAAGTCGAAGCTCGACGAGATGACAAGACTGTCCGATGAGCAGAAATGCCAGATAATTGCTCATCAGAAGCTGATCGACCAGCACAAGTCGCAAATAGCCAAGTGCATTGACGTGGTAAAGAAATTGCTTAAAGAGAAGAGCAGCATCGaaaagaaggaagcgagacaaAAGTGCATGCAAAATCGACTGCGTCTTGGTCAATTTGTGACGCAGCGCGTTGGTGCCACATTCCAGGAAAATTGGACAGATGGCTATGCTTTTCATGAGCTTACCCGACGGCAGGAGGAGATATCAGCCGAGCGCGAAGAAATCGACCGTCAAAAGAAGCAGCTGATGAAAAAGCGGCCTGCGGAATCGGGACGAAAACGCAACGCCAATAGTAACAATAGCCAGCAACAGAATTCGAACTCCAACGATTCGACTAACATTGCTGGTTGTGATCGTTTGACAGGCGGTGGTGACAGTGGTATCGGCTCGACTGCTGGAGGTGGTGGTGCTGGTGGCGGCAGTGGTCGCGGTCTCTCACGTTCCAATTCCACACAGGCCGGCCAAACGCAATTGCTGCACAATGGTGGCGGCAGCGGTGTGGGCGGTAGCAGTGGTGTCGGCGATCGTCTCTCCGATAGGGGTGGCGGCGGCAGCAGTGGTACCGGCCGTGGTGACAACAGCGGTGGCGGCGATGCAACGTTCCTTAAACCCGATCCCGTCTCAGGGGCATACACAGCGCAAGAATACTACGAGTACGATGAGATATTGAAGCTGCGGCAAAATGCGCTCAAGAAAGAAGATGCCGATTTACAGCTTGAGATGGAGAAGTTAGAGCGTGAGCGTAATCTACATATACGCGAATTGAAGCGGATATTGAATGAAGATCAG tcGCGCTTCAACAACCATCCAGTGCTAAATAATCGGTATTTGCTGCTTATGCTCCTCGGCAAAGGCGGTTTCTCCGAAGTGCACAAAGCATTTGATTTGAAAGAGCAACGATATGTAGCGTGTAAAGTGCATCAACTAAACAAAGATTGGAAGGAAGATAAAAAGGCCAACTACATCAA acACGCCTTGCGAGAATATAATATACACAAGGCTTTGGACCATCCACGTGTGGTCAAGCTGTACGATGTGTTCGAGATAGACGCCAATTCGTTTTGCACAGTGCTCGAATATTGTGATGGTCATGATTTAGATTTCTATCTAAAACAACATAAAACTATACCCGAACGTGAGGCGCGTTCGATTATTATGCAG gttGTTTCggctttgaaatatttgaatgagATTAAACCACCAGTTATACATTATGACCTGAAACCAGGCAACATTCTATTAACTGAGGGCAATGTGTGTGGTGAGATTAAGATCACCGATTTTGGTTTGTCTAAAGTGATGGATGATGAAAATTACAATCCAGACCATGGCATGGATTTGACATCCCAAGGCGCGGGAACCTATTG GTATTTACCGCCCGaatgttttgttgttggtaaGAATCCCCCGAAAATCTCATCGAAAGTTGATGTTTGGAGTGTTGGTGTTATTTTCTACCAATGCCTCTATGGCAAAAAGCCTTTTGGACACAATCAGTCGCAGGCCACCATCCTTGAGGAGAACACAATTCTCAAAGCCACAGAGGTACAATTCTCTAATAAACCAACTGTCTCCAATGAAGCAAAG AGTTTCATACGCGGTTGTTTGGCCTATCGCAAAGAGGATCGCATGGATGTGTTTGCATTGGCGCGACATGAATATATACAGCCGCCAATTCCCAAGCATGGGCGCGGTCAATCGCAGTTAacgcaacagcagcagcagcaacaacaacagcagcaacagcaacaacaacagcagcagcagcagtcgaCCACTTCACAAGCGAATTCTGCTGGGCAAACATCCTTTTCGGCGGGTATGTTCGGTAATTTGAATCAGTCGAGCTCATCCTAG